TTCAACAttataacattttgtttttacttaaatTATTTATCAGTTAACCAgtacaaaacaaagacatgttCTCAGTTACTTAATAAATAGATTTTCAGCCCTAGTAATAATTATCAGCAGTGACACTTATAGTAGTGTTAACTCATTCAATTTCTCGTAGGAACATACTGAGATTGACTAATTCTTTCAACATTGGGGATGAGAACATAACCCTTGAGAACTATGACGACTGGTTTAAGTATCTCAACAAAACTGATCCCTCAGAGGTTGAAAGCCTCAATCTAAAGACATGTAACCTGCAGACTTTCCTGGACCAAGTACAGTACATCCATtactattaatatttaaaagttaTTAATAGTTTAGATTCTAGCAGCTTTCTCCATGACATTTTGTGAGATGACTGTGTATGAGATCATGTATCACATTCACTTCCTACCTGTAGAGCGCCTCTGGAACCGGACTGGCCTTCATCGTGTTCACTGAGGCGGTGATAAAAATGCCAGGCTCTCAGGTGTGGGCGGTGCTCTTCTTTGTCATGCTCTTCAGCCTGGGCCTCTCCTCTATGTTTGGAAATCTAGAGGGGGTCCTTACTCCTCTGCTTGACCTGCACATGATTCCACCCTGGATTCCTAAAGAAATTTTCACAGGTAAACCAAAAGATCAGATAACATCATACAGTGTTTGCAATCATGGCATTGGCAACAGttgtttgtattgtattataatattacaaaaaaactgacaagTTTAGGTGGAAAACATACTCTTACTCTCTCTAGATAACAgtgattaataaaacaaaaattatgACACACTTACACAAAAGTCAAATGTTAAAAGTTGCCTTTTGTATACATTAGCTTTGATAAGAACCGTTGGTAAATGTTCTTTCAATGTGAAACTATGTATTCATGTGTGAAACACATATTATAATAAGAATATAAGGTTAGAATGGGCTGTAAAATTAGTTTAGTGCAGGTAGGCTGTAAAGGTTCTCGCATTAGTGAATCCACCATATTAATGGCATTCATTCATggcatgaaataaaatgtattttcttttttgcttatAGGGTTAATGTGCCTCACCTCCTTTACTGTGGCCCTAATCTTTACTTTGGGCTCTGGGAACTACTGGCTGGAGATTTTCAACAGCTATGTGGGATCCATTCCTCTGCTCATCATAGCATTCTTTGAGATCATTAGCGTAGTATACATATATGGAATAAACAAGTAATACTTTAATTCATGTAAACGTTATActtgaaatatatatttttaaaaaaacatttaaatgacttGACAAAGGGTTTCTGTTTGCCCACAGGTTTAATGACGACATTGAATGGATGTCAGGTCGGAGACCAAACATTTACTGGCAGGCCACTTGGCGCTTCATCAGTCCTTTCATGCTTCTGGTGGTTTTTGTGGCATACGTTGCAGTTGAGGCTGAAAAACAACCTACATATAACGCCTGGAACCCAGATTACGTAAGAAAGATTTTACAATAGCTCTTCAACATCACTACGTAGAAtatgatgaaataaaagacaCTGACTTTTCGATCCTTTAACATTACAGGTGCAATTCCCCCTTGCTGATGTTCAGCCCTATCCCAAATGGGTTTTTGTTATCTGTGTGCTCTTATCTGTCATTCCTGTTGTATCCATTCCTCTTGTGGCTCTCTACAAATTAATGGGCTTTCTGAAGAAGTACATCATGAACAGGCACAACCAAAATCCGTATGCAAATGAATAATGTCATGGAGAATTGTAAGGGAAGAGTTTAGCTAATTTACCTGATTGGTGGTCAGGACTACCAGTGGCAGGCTACATACCATTCGAGATATGTTGTCATTTAATAACCTCTTCATTTGGAAACTACAAGGCAAACAAAAGGTTTTCACTGATTTTTctttcatacagtatgttttctaTCTTTAGATTAGTATGGTATTACAAGCTTctaattacattacatacagtaaaCGTGATTTTATCATTTCATCATCAGCTGTAATTTCAGTATGTTTGCtaaattaaaacacattcatttgcTGTAATTTTAGTATATTTGccaattaattttttatttttttatttacacaagtGCATTTATATTGGTGAAGGAAATGTGATCACTGTCTACTAGATCAAATCACCGCAGGACAATATCCCTGagaaaaatattaacaaaacaATACCAAAGACTGGAACTGAATATGAGGTCTGTGTTAATATTTGATTAAAGGAAGACAGCAGTTAATTTCCTGTGTTGATGGTTTGAatgggaagaaagagagagtgatggATAACTTTCCTGAATGGGTTTTGATAAGCGCTTTActcattctaaaaaaaaaaaaaaatatcacaaagaTTTAAAGTGGAAATTCCACATGAGCTGATTTTTGCAGCAATGTTATGTTTGTATGTTCAGTTTACATTATCattgcctcttccctcttttaCCTGCAAGTGTGGAAAGAGTGGTGTAGTGTTGCATGATGTGTCCTTTATGTAACTTTTTCACATGTCAACAGtgcatgtgggtgtgtgagagTTGTAGgactgtgcttgtgtgtgtgagggtgcaTGCATGTGCTTACTGATCATGTGCACGTGTGTATTTTGAGCCATACGAGTTACACAGTTGTCCTTTTTGTGGTGTGGGTGGACAGTGATATTGTCCCCCCGGTGTCACGTGCTTTGGAATATGCTGGCTGCCTTTGTTGTCCCTCTGCCTGTTCTGCTTTTCTGGCACTTTCATACAATGGTGCACTTTAACACTGCAATGTTATTAAGCCTCTCAAAAAACTACAGCTTGAATTCCAGCTCTCAGGAAAGACTACCATCCCAATGTAGGATACATGGCACAAGATACATAATCGAGGAACAACAGGATTGAGTGGAACATCAGAACAAAGGTGATGACCCTGCATTGACTTATGAACGCTTGAATTATTGTCGGTTGTAGACTCGGTTTATAGAGCTAAACAAGGTGTCACACTAATGCTATTGTGAAACATTAGTTTGACACACTTTGTCTTTAGTTATTTTATTCGCAATCAAAATTGTTGACCAATGGCCTTTATGcctctgagaaaaaaacaatttgaagtgACTGATGTGAAATTTAGATGTAGAATACATaataatatgtcagtgttgtaaACCCACTGAAGAGATTACAGCAGATATGGTGAGTTCAAAAGGACATGGTGATCCAGCTTGTGTTGCATAAGGTAAAATAAATTGTGTATTTAATTAGTGCATACAACATTGCAACATGTTGATTTTTGGTGCTGTCTATGAAATTGTTTCATATAATGCAACTTACCATTCTTGTAGTCATCAACAACAATGTAACCTTGGTGTCTTTCAAAGCATCTACAGTAAGTGATGCTGTGACCTACAGTAATGAAACACTGTACTATTAACAATGGGGACAAGAGTGCGACAGGTTCAACAGGTTTTTTGACCCATGATCCCGCACTAGGAAATGTCTAAGCGAGCAGACGCCTCCCAGTGTGGTGGGGTTGTGGTCGAGTTTGAGTCTGACGACATCAGGGAAGCAAGAGCTAAAAGAGCAAGGAGTATACCAGGTGAAGTCAACTTTAAAACCAATTAGAATTTGTGCAATGTATTTTTTAGCAAATATATGTGCTTATTCGATTTTCATGCATTTCCTCTTAAGGTTCAGCTCTTATCTACCTCAAGGGTCCCAAGTTTCTCATATATGTCAGTGGAGCATTATCTATGTGGGTAAGAACATTTCCTGAAGAAACAGATTCCTGGTGAAATAGATAAAAAATTGAATCTCAAATAACTGCAAGGTAGTCTACTTTCTGTTAACTGTGTAACAGCATATAGACAGCAGCTTGCATATCATTACATAACTATGCTCTTTTATGTTGTTTCAAACAGGGCGACCGCATGTGGCACTTTGCAATTTCTGTGTTCCTGATTGAGCTGTATGGCCGTAACCTGCTGTTGACTGCGGTGTTTGGGTTGGTAGTGGCTGGGTCTGTGCTCATGCTAGGGGCTTTGATTGGAGACTGGGTTGATCGCAATCCCAGGAATAAAGGTAAGAAATAATTTCACactcatttcaatttttttgcatGCAGTATATTGCAGAACAGTGATATAGATCAGTGGATCACAATCTTGGGCCCAGAAGTCTGCTGGTTTCCTTTCCCGCCAGGTGGTAAATTgcattcacctgatgtctcaagTGTAAATCAGTCCCTGATTTGATAGCTAGACTGAACACCAGCAGGAGTTTGGGCACTAGGCTCACATCTGTCAAAGCTAGCATTCACTTTGGACAAAGAATGTCATCTATGTTGTGAGAgtctaaaacaattttttttgtcccctATTTTAGTTGCACATGCATCTCTTTTCATTCAGAACATCTCAGTGACAGTATGTAGCATTGTGCTCATGTTGGTGTTCTCATATAAGCAAAGGATTGAACAGATCTGGGATGGATGGCTTACTGTGAGTATTTGACaaataattacatttcattACTTGACACCATGTTGATCTTCAAATGGAATACTCACCATGATTATTACACAGAGGAGTTATTGCTGCTGTTGTTCCCTCTGTCCTGTGTCCTTGTTGTCTCTGCTTCTGAGCTTGTGGCTACTCTGTGCTGTCATAGTAACATGTTGCATCGCAAAACTTACACAAGGTGGTTTGTTATACGGTGGTGATCGTCCTGGCAGATGTGGCAAACCTTGCAAGCACAGCACTGACCATTGCCATTCAGAGGGACTGGATTGTGGTTATCACAGGCTACAACCGAGGTCACCTAGCTGGTAAGGGGATCCATTCTCTGTTAGTACACATTTGTTTGAATTCCATGTTTGTCAGGCGTCACTGGTTGGGCACAATCCATGCTTGAATTACAGAGAATATCAGGTATTGGTCTGTTTCTGCTCTTGCTGAACGACCTCTAGTGGAAGCACATTAACCTCTGTGTCTTTGATCCTAACAAAAGGAATGAATGCAACCATGAGGCGGATAGATCAGGTGACTAACATCCTGGCCCCACTAGCAGTGGGACAGGTCATGACCCTGGCCTCCAATGTAGTTGGCTGTGGCTTCATCCTGGGCTGGAACCTTGTGTCTCTCATTGTGGAGTTCTTCTTCTTGTCACGGGTGTATCGCATCGTCCCTGCTCTTTCAGTCAAACCACCAgtggtggaggtggatcagGTGTTTCTGCAGAGGGTTGAGAGGAGAATGTCACAAGGTAAAGACTATGTGTTTTTCTGACTTTCCCTGTGTTACCAGATTTTACCTTTAGAATGCTAGAGTATGATATTTACCATAAATGTGCATAAAGGCCAGTGAGCATCagtgctaaaaataaaaaatgtataaaatgtgtATTAGGCTAAAATATGTTGACAATGCTTGCTGGTAGTCGGCAATGTAGAGGCAACATACAGCATTCACTGTTAACTGCAGGGGATTATGCAATGCTGGATCAGATTTAGTATAAAACTACAGTATACATTAAAATCCCTTTCTCCCCAGCTTCTATCACCACTTACGTCAcaatggtttctttttttaaagttcagtGAGAACATGTTAATAAATCAACTAAAATTGTAGCTTTGAAATTCCATTAAAATGTTGGAAACACTATCATCAAGGGTACTACTGATGTAGAGAGATTTGTGCCAAAAGATTGTCATTCGGCTTAAGGAAATGACGTTTAAAAATTAGAaaacttcacaataaaagttaaaacacagTATTTGTTGAATTATGAAATGCTGTGAGCAGTCTTCTACGGCGGGCTACATGAGTGCTGTAACTTCATTAATTCTGTATCATACAAAAGTAGATAATCATATTACCTGACCAAAGGCATTCTAGAACAAGAATATCAAGATCCAAAGCTTCATTGAAGCACTCGTTTTTTGAAGACACAATCCTTAGTTTATGTACAGCACCCAACTGACACAATCCACATAGTCTACATTTGCAGCCCTAAATGGTCTGTATTTGAAAGATTCTAACATGACATAGAGCAGAAAGGGTGAACACCACCAATTGGGCCTTTACTACTGATGAACAGATGTGATGCATGAAATTCATTTTTCTCATCAGGGGAAGGTAATGTTGCACAACCTCTACCTCTGACCGAAGGCAACTGCAACACAGGCCTGCACCTAAAAGAAATCACCAACCTGCCACTGTGTTTCCGGAGGTTTCGCTGGCTGGTGAGCACCTGCAAGGACGGCTGGAGGGCCTACTATCGCCAGCCTGTCTTCTTGGCAGGAATGGGTCTGGCTTTCCTCTACACAACAGTGCTGGGCTTTGACTGCATCACCACTGGCTATGCGTATACTCAGGGCATAAGCGGCTCCCTCCTTAGTCTGCTGATGGGTGTATCGGCTATCACAGGGCTGATGGGCACCGTGATGTTCACCAGACTCAGGAAGTCCTATGGCCTGGTTAACACAGGCATCATCTCAAGCTGCATCCACCTGGGCTgcttgctgttgtgtgtgtgctctgtgttTGCCCCTGGCAGCCCTATGGATCTTAGCTTGCTGATGCCCTACATTACCTCCAACTCCTCTTCTGAGCTTGGAGGGATGGCAAGCCAAAGGCAAAAACACACTTATCCTCTGAGGGTGGGCAGCAATCAGCCACTGCTACCCGACCGCTCCTCCATCCACTGGACCAACAACACTGTGCTCTTTGACAACGTCCCCTCTGACACAGCGCCAGAATCTTACATCTCCATTATCCTTCTGTTCTTGGGTGTCATCACAGCACGCATTGGTGAGTAGGACATCCAAAGCTGACTGGTTCCAGTGGACACCAAAACTTAAATGAGTGCATGATAAATAGACTTAATGGGAATACTGTCAACAGGGCTTCCCCTTATAAATTGGCAGTGTAGATACTATCAGACAAATATCAGTTTATTATATTGCCATCTATGTTAGGCAATAAAACAATTCCCATAACTTAAATAATAGTCTGAAGAACTGAATAAATGCACAGCTGTtatgtattttgtaattatttttatctGGAAAGCACTTTGTGCTTAATGCTTGAAAAGTACTATATACAATTAGTATGAATATTGTCCAAATAAAGTCCAGGTTATCTTTTAAACTCCAATGACATCTGTGTTTTAGGTCTCTGGTCCTTCGACCTGACAGTGACCCAGCTTCTGCAGGAGAACATCTGTGAGTCAGAGAGGGGTGTGGTAAATGGGGTGCAGAGCTCCATGAATTACCTGATGGATCTGCTTCACTTCATCATGGTCATCTCCGCTCCACAGCCACAGCACTTTGGCATTCTAGTTATCATTTCTGTATTATTCATCACCACTGGGCACACTATGTACTTCCTGTACGCACACAAAGCCAAGAGAAAACGCCGCCTCGACACATAAGGAGCAGACATGACCCACACATCCAGACATGAGATGCTTATCAGCACTGACTCCACTCTGCACCTGTGAAATGAATGTCTCCCTCCTATTCCGTCAGCAATCTTATTGCAACACTCCACTCCCGACTTAGCCATTCATTTCAGCACAACACAGCAAGTGCCTGTCCCACCTCGTTTGCTTTCTTCTTGCAGGGCCATGTGCCACAGCAGCAAACAAGAACTCAGGTGAAATAGAGTGGGAGACACGCTCTCCCTTCGTGTACATAAGTTAAGGTGGATACGATAAATGCAGCAATGGTACCTCCAGGGGAAATGTCCTAATCTAATGTACAACAGGACACACAGGTAGTGGCTAAGGCACCAGCACATGCCTTTGAAAAACCTGTAAGATAACTGCAAGACTTTCATCAAACAAGCCTGTTAACTTACATAGCTTTTTGGATGggagggtggatggatggatggagcgCTTTTTCTAACCTTCACTCAGTAAAGAACTGGTGTTGTGAGGAAAACGTAACAGTGATATGAAAATGCAAACAAGACGAGACAGTACTTCTACAAGTGGCATTGATGTTACTGATCCGTCCACTTGGAAATATTCCAGGATGTCCAAAAAGGAACATAAAGGGAACTTTACGTGAAATTGtttcattagaaaaaaaaatatctgaaagGCAGACCCCCTTTTAATGGACAGAAGTGAAAGGACAAAGTATTCCCTTCCCCTGGTTTGTTTCTCTGTGGATGAATCAAGCAAACATATGCCTTTCTTTTATGCATGTAAACCTTGGTTATggataacaacaacaaaaagtatcACATCATGCCATGGACAAACTTTAATCCCAACTATTTTATTCTAATTGCTTGtgttagattaaaaaaatagtgTCCAAACTTTATTTCCTTCCCATATAAAGAGTGATATTAATAGTTTTATAGAAATCCAAGATGAAAGCAATCTTCATTTTGTGACATGTTTGAAATCAGTAATacctatactgtatgttgacagCAAATGTTGATCACTGCTATTGCCAGTGTTGTATTACACTTTGCTTTTATTCTTTTGTAGTTCTGATGAACTAAACATGACCTTACCTCAACTAAGAACAAGAACACTGTTGGGTATATGACTTAGGAATTACTCTCAGCTACTGTAAGTTTTCACATTTCCTTTGTGCACAGTGGAAATAAGATCAAAGTTTAGACTTTTGTCATACAACCAGCAACACATCTCAATATATTTGTATACTTTTCCTGTGaattttctgtttatattgtCCTATTTTTTCAGACTATTAATTAAGATAATAAAGATGACTGAAGATGCTCGTGGGCCTCAAGTCTTCTGATCAGAATATTaatttataaatgtatgtaatgtcAATGAGTGTGCTACACATACTACACTACACTCAATAATCAAAATTCAATTTATAATCGTAAATCCATTTGGCCCTATTCCCAGCCTGACACTCCAatgtttttccagtgtttttcatTACAAAAACAGCCACTTGGTTTATTACTGTCTGCACCCTGTGGAGTTTGCATATGTATACATAATATTCTTAACCCCCAAGGGGATACCAAAGATTTAGCTGACAACTTCCTTTAATAGTAACTGAACTTGGAGTCCAAATACTACAACGCTTATAAAACCAGAAGTATAGTAGCCTACCACAGGATATGTTAATTCATTGTCAATCAGAATAATATGTAGCACCCACAAAGCTATAGCCTAATGGTTGTTAGCAGAAATACCCATATGTATGCGTATGTTACGGGGAGACTGTATGAAGAGGAACACTGCAAGGACAAAATAATAGatgtatacaatatataaatgtTGAGGACATAATCAAGTAAAAACCAAGGAAAGTACAGTATCCATATGCAAATGTAATGGCTTTTTGTGGCCAGTAGAGGTCAATGTCACATTAAATGGTCATCACCATGCCATAAAGGGAAGTTTAGTGCATAATTACCATAGAAGTGAGAATTACACAATTTAGCTACACACAGTATCTTTACACTTTATCTTAATCCTCAGATTTTCTAAAGTCAGCACCATCCAAGAGTAATTAGATATTTATGACTATCATCCAGAAGAAGACATATGAGGACATACAAGGGTTGGTATGAGACACAAAAATGGACAGCATCCAGAATTGAAGGACATGGAAATCCAGACGGTGCTCCAGATATTCTCGTCTGAAATGTCCGACATCCCTATTATGTAAATTCATCCTAATCCAGAAGCACGAGTAGAAATGAATGTCAATAACAAAAACGAGTATGTAACGAGGCAAGAAATGATACTGCCACCATGCAACATGTGTGTGCTTACTGGAAAGGAGTTCCAAAATAGCCTACTGGCTTACCAGTGACCGCAAGTACTGAATAGTGGAGAGGCTTATATTAGCcatttacaaactcaaatgtacACTATGGAAGCCTCTCATATTTTAATATCTTGTTTCTAGTCCACGATATGATGACCATACTAAGTGACTTCCAGTTTCTGACACCATATAAACGCAT
The Etheostoma spectabile isolate EspeVRDwgs_2016 chromosome 6, UIUC_Espe_1.0, whole genome shotgun sequence genome window above contains:
- the si:ch211-254p10.2 gene encoding solute carrier family 40 member 1, translated to MSKRADASQCGGVVVEFESDDIREARAKRARSIPGSALIYLKGPKFLIYVSGALSMWGDRMWHFAISVFLIELYGRNLLLTAVFGLVVAGSVLMLGALIGDWVDRNPRNKVAHASLFIQNISVTVCSIVLMLVFSYKQRIEQIWDGWLTVVCYTVVIVLADVANLASTALTIAIQRDWIVVITGYNRGHLAGMNATMRRIDQVTNILAPLAVGQVMTLASNVVGCGFILGWNLVSLIVEFFFLSRVYRIVPALSVKPPVVEVDQVFLQRVERRMSQGEGNVAQPLPLTEGNCNTGLHLKEITNLPLCFRRFRWLVSTCKDGWRAYYRQPVFLAGMGLAFLYTTVLGFDCITTGYAYTQGISGSLLSLLMGVSAITGLMGTVMFTRLRKSYGLVNTGIISSCIHLGCLLLCVCSVFAPGSPMDLSLLMPYITSNSSSELGGMASQRQKHTYPLRVGSNQPLLPDRSSIHWTNNTVLFDNVPSDTAPESYISIILLFLGVITARIGLWSFDLTVTQLLQENICESERGVVNGVQSSMNYLMDLLHFIMVISAPQPQHFGILVIISVLFITTGHTMYFLYAHKAKRKRRLDT